In Verrucomicrobiota bacterium, the following proteins share a genomic window:
- a CDS encoding cyclic nucleotide-binding domain-containing protein: protein MWETHQSTGEESTLDKLPVSLSLEVQLYLNRGILTKVPFLRDADEIFIREIITKLRQHPFLPGDFIMRKGEYGDCMYFINSGHVSVLVNDDKTVVAVLVAGNHVGEMSLISGGPRNASVRAEDYCEVYELSKDRFDELRAKYPKFDAQVKVEVAKREAANKRKDE from the coding sequence ATGTGGGAAACTCATCAATCCACAGGCGAAGAATCCACGCTCGACAAACTGCCCGTGTCGCTGTCCCTGGAGGTGCAGTTATACCTCAATCGGGGCATCCTCACCAAAGTGCCGTTCTTGAGGGATGCGGACGAGATTTTCATCCGTGAGATCATCACCAAACTCCGGCAGCACCCGTTCCTCCCAGGCGATTTCATCATGCGCAAGGGCGAATACGGGGATTGCATGTACTTCATCAACTCCGGACATGTGAGCGTGCTCGTCAATGACGACAAAACGGTGGTGGCGGTGCTGGTGGCCGGCAACCATGTGGGGGAGATGTCACTCATCAGCGGGGGCCCTCGCAACGCCAGTGTGCGTGCGGAGGATTACTGCGAGGTTTATGAACTTTCCAAGGATCGATTCGACGAATTGCGCGCCAAATACCCGAAGTTCGACGCCCAGGTCAAGGTGGAGGTCGCGAAACGGGAAGCGG